TTTGGTATCAGTTTCACGACGACACACCTCAATCAGGCTGGTGCACTTGTGCATATTTATGCGGATGGTAGTGTGCATCTGAACCACGGCGGCACAGAGATGGGCCAAGGCTTGTTTACCAAGGTAGCGCAGGTCGTGGCGGAAGAATTCCAGATTGATGTGGACCATGTGAAAATCACTGCCACTACGACTGCGAAAGTGCCAAACACATCAGCAACTGCGGCTTCCTCAGGTTCTGATCTGAACGGTATGGCTGCTCTTGATGCTGCGCGCAAAATTAAGGCACGCCTCATTGATTTTGCGGCGGAAAAATATGGTTGTCCGAAAGACCGTATCACTTTCCGCAACAATAAGGTTTATATTGAAAATAAGGAAATGGCCTTTAATGAGCTTACGCAGGAAGCGTATCTTGGCCGTGTTTCCATGTCTTCAACAGGTTTTTATAAAACACCAAAGATCAAATATGATCGTGCCTCTCACAAAGGCCGTCCGTTTTATTATTTCTGTTATGGTGCCGCTGTTTCAGAAGTGATGATTGACACCCTTACCGGTGAGAACAAGGTCCTCCGTACGGATATTCTTCACGAGACAGGCCGTTCACTGAACCCGGTTATCGATATTGGGCAGATTGAAGGTGGTTTCATTCAAGGCATGGGTTGGCTGACAACAGAAGAACTTGTGTTTGATGATGCGGGCCGCCTGCGTACACACGCGCCGTCCACCTACAAGGTTCCAGCTTGTTCTGATCGCCCAGATGAACTGAATATCGAGCTTTGGAACAAAGGCCGTAACGTTGAAGCCACCATTCACCGTTCTAAAGCTGTGGGTGAACCACCCTTTATGCTGGCGAACGCTGTGTTTATGGCGCTTGTTGATGCTGTTGCCAGCGTAGGTGACTATAGGGTACCTGTTAAGATGGATGCACCTGCAACGCCTGAAGAAGTTCTGATGGCTGTGGCTGATGTAAAGAAACGCGCTTAACGAATACGGATACCCTGATGCAAAACTGGCTTACGAGTGCACAAGAGCTTTATGCGCGCGAGCGGCGCTTTGTGCTCGTAAGTGTGGCCGCTGATCGTGGTTCCGCGCCGCGCGGTGCTGGTACCAAGATGCTGGTTTCTGAAAACGAACTTATCGGCACTATTGGTGGTGGTAACCTTGAATTTCAGGTGATTGAGCAGGCTCGTAAGCTGCTGGCAGCTGAAGGTGGACCTGACTATATTTTCCAGAATTATGCGCTTGGGCCGCTTCTTGAGCAGTGCTGCGGTGGCAGTGTGGATATTCTTCTTGAGCGTATAGAAGGTTTAAGCGCCAAGTTCCTTCGGGGTGTACAAACCAACACGTTGAAAACCACATTTGAAGGTGGAAAGCTTTCCAAAGTGTGGTTGGAAGAGAAAGCGGATACTGAATTTACCTTTTATGGTGAAACTGGGGAGCCGCTGGATGGTGCCGTTAAAGCGGCATCTTATCTTCTTGAAATAAGTGCCAGCAAAAGTTTTCCTCTTATCCTGTTCGGTGCCGGGCATGTGGGCCGGGCGACTGTGAAAATTCTTGCTGATCTGCCGTTTCATATTACCTGGGTGGATAGCCGTACGGCCGAGTTTCCGGACGATGTTCCTGCGAATGTAACACCGTGTCTTACAGATGAGCCTTTATCTGTTATTGCGAGCGCACCTGAGAATACCTTGTTTGTCATTTTCACCCATAACCACCAACTGGATTATGAACTAACAAAGGCTATTCTTGAGCGGCAGGATGCAAAATTTTGCGGGCTTATTGGCTCTGCAACAAAGCGTGCACGCTTTGAAAACCGTTTGCTTCGGGAGCGGGTAATAACAGAAGAAGAGCTTCATAGACTTACCTGTCCGATCGGGATTGCAGGCATTACTGGAAAAGAGCCTGAGATTATTGCCGCATCGCTTGCCGCACAGCTTTTGCAAGTGATTAACTAAGCAATGGCACTTTCAGGAAGCTTTTCCTGAAACAGTGGTTCTGCTTTTACCCTGTCTACCAGATAATCGAGAAATACCCTCAAGCGCGGTGGTACAAATGTATCGTATGGGTAAAGCGCAGCAATATAGCTGTCATCGGTCATATGCTCGGTAAGCACCGCTTTCAGCCTGCCTGCTTTTACATGTTCTGCCACTTCCCAATATGGTTTCAGAACGAGGCCAGCGCCAGCCAGTGCCCAGTCCGTCAGTACCGCGCCGCTATTGCTATCAAGTGTACCCGCAAACTGCATTTCGTATGATCCGCGCTTGTCCATAAACCGCCAGCGATATTGCCGTGAACCGGGGAAGCGCAGCATCAGGCAGTTATGGTCTACCAGATTATGCGGTTTCTTGGGGATGCCGTGTTTCGCAAGATATTCGGGCGAGGCAAAAATATAACGGGGGCTGGGGCAAAGCACGCGGGCTTTAAGGCTGCTGTCTACCAGAGGGCCAACCCTGAGGGCTATATCCATGCCGTCAGTGAGCACGTCCACAAGCGCATCTGTCATTCGGTATTGAAGCCGGATATCAGGATAACGAGCAGAGAAATCAGGGATCATGTTGGTGACGAACTGGTCCCCAAGTGCCGAGGCGGCTGTTAATCGAAGCACCCCTTTAGGCGCACTGTCATCTTCTACGATCCGGCTTTCGGCTTCTTCCACCCGCCGAATGATATCAAGGCAGTCTTCATAATAGCGACGGCCAGCATCGGTTGCTGTAACTTTGCGGGTAGTACGCACAAAAAGGCGCGTGCCTAAATGGTTCTCAAGCCTAGCAATGCGGCTGCTTACAAGGGCAGGGGACATACGCAAACTGCGCCCGGCCTGGGAAAAACTCCCTTTCTCAAAAACGGCTATAAACACCGGCATATCATCGAAAACACTCATGTTTTTCTATTATCAAATATTTTTTGAAAAACATACAGAAATAATGGGATTATCATAAATGAGGGAAAGATATACATAGAGGCTTCCAACTGATGGAACCCCCTAGGTGAGAAGAGGTAGGGTACGTCTGCGGAAACAAACATAGTGCTGCATGCAGCAAAATGATCAACCTATCCCAAGCATTGATCATTTTTGTTCCGAGTAGTTTCGAGTAACGCTAAGCTCCGTATGTTAGGCGATGCTGTTAAGCGCATAATGATTGTTTCCATTTGAGTGTGTAGGAGGCCCCCAATTCTCCTCAAATACTCGGTTCGTAGTGGTGTATGGACAATGCGCTCTGCCTCTTCCACCTCCCTTTTCCATTTTTGGCCTTTTCTGGTCTTGGCCTTTTCTGGCTCTTACAGTTGATGAATATTCCAGTATCGCGTTTGTTTTGGCGCACATTTCCCCACGAAAGACCAAAGCGGAAAAGCGTTGGCAAAATTAAACAGGCTTTAATCTGCCTGTGTTTAGAGTAAAGCGCTTGAGGAGCCTGTAGCCAACAACAGGTAGCGCGGGAGACGGCATTATGCCGATGGGAGAGTATAATGGAGCTTGATATAGCCCCTTGGTTAAACATGGCCATTCGCTGGTTGCATGTTATCACCGGTATCGCTTGGATCGGTTCATCCTTTTATTTTGTATGGCTGGATAACAACCTTGAAGACCCCAAGGAACCCAAGAAGGGTATGTCCGGGGAACTGTGGTCCGTGCATGGTGGTGGGTTTTACCACAAACAGAAGTATGCTGTAGCGCCTGAACAGATGCCTGATAACCTCCACTGGTTCAAGTGGGAAGCCTATTTCACCTGGATGAGCGGTTTTGCTCTGCTCGCTGTGATTTACTATTATGGTGCTGAACTTTTCCTTATTGATAACAGCAAAATGGTGCTTACCCAGTGGCAGGCAATCGGTATCAGCCTCGCTTCTATCGTAGGTGGCTGGGTGGTCTATGACGGTCTTTGTCGCAGCCCTGTTGGACAGAACAATAAGTTGCTTGGTATCATTTGGTTCAGCCTTCTAACAGCGGCAGCGTATGGCCTCACACAAGTTTTCTCTGACCGTGCAGCATACCTTCATGTTGGGGTGATTGTTGGCTCCGCCATGGCCTTTAACGTGTTTATGGTGATTATCCCCAATCAGAAGAAGGTGGTTGCTTCCCTGATTGCAGGTGAAAGCCCAGACCCGCGCCTTGGCCAGATCGGCAAGCAGCGTTCTCTCCATAACAACTATATGACATTGCCTGTACTTCTGATGATGGTGAGCAACCATTATCCCATGACATTTTCAAACCCCTATAACTGGGTGATCCTTGCGGGGCTCGCGATTGTCGGTGTGCTTATTCGCCATTTCTTTAACCTGAAGCACAGAGGTCAGACCAATTATGCACTTCCATTTGCGGCTGGTGGCGTGTTTATTCTCCTTATGATGTTTGCAAGCGATATGGAAGCCCGCGAACGAAAGGCCCTTTCTAAGGGTGTTGAGGCTTCATTCAACCAAGTGCAGATGCTGGTGACAAAACACTGTGCAAGTTGCCACGCTGCAAATCCAAGCCACGAATCTTTCGAGGAAGCACCAGGTGGGGTGATGCTTGATAAACCACAATTTATTATCCAGCACGGCCCGCGCATTATGGAGCAGGCGGTGAAATCAGATATTATGCCGCTTGGTAACGAAACCGGTATGACCGATGAAGAGCGTGCTATTCTAGGTAAGTGGATTGAAAATGGCATGAAGGTGGATGATTGATGCGTACCATCAAAGCAGAACCGCTTACCGCAGAAGCATTTGCGCCGTTTGGTGATGTGATTGAGGCATCAGCGGGAGCAGAGCAGTTTTCCATCAATTACGGGAATACCACCCGTTTTCATAATTTGGCGGATGTGGATGTCTCCGAGGAAGAAGGCAGTGTGTGCGTGAATATTTTCCGCACCAAACCTCTGCCGCAGCCCATTATTGTAAAGTTGATGGAATATCATCCACTGTCCTCACAAGCTTTTATTCCTATAGGCGATCAGCCTTATTTAGTGGTGGTTGCCGAAAAGGGTGAATTTAAAGCAGAGAATCTGCGTGTGTTTCTTGCAAGCGCTGATCAGGGCGTGAATTACCATGCGGGCACATGGCATCATTTCTCACTGGCGCTGAATAGCCAGAGCGATTTTCTGGTGATCGACCGGAAAGGGAAAGGTGATAACTGCGTGGAGCACGAACTGACCCACGATGAACAGGTGACTATAAGCCTATAATCTCTTTTAGTTCAGCGCGTTGATCATATAACTGTTTGGCTTCAGGTTCGATAATGATCTGAAGCTTTTTATCCAGTTTTTCCAGTGCTTCAATATTCCAATGTTTTCGTTCTGGGCCGGTTGGGTAGGCTTCCAGTGTATTGGCTAAGCCTTCTATCCTCCGCATTAATCCAGAAGGTTTGCGGTGTTCGGCAATATACAGGGAATAGATGTTTTTGATCTGCTCGGAAAAACATATCCAATCCTGCTCTTCATAGGCGGCTACAAAAGCTTGGTATATTGTT
This DNA window, taken from Kordiimonas sp. SCSIO 12603, encodes the following:
- a CDS encoding ureidoglycolate lyase, whose protein sequence is MRTIKAEPLTAEAFAPFGDVIEASAGAEQFSINYGNTTRFHNLADVDVSEEEGSVCVNIFRTKPLPQPIIVKLMEYHPLSSQAFIPIGDQPYLVVVAEKGEFKAENLRVFLASADQGVNYHAGTWHHFSLALNSQSDFLVIDRKGKGDNCVEHELTHDEQVTISL
- a CDS encoding LysR family transcriptional regulator, producing the protein MSVFDDMPVFIAVFEKGSFSQAGRSLRMSPALVSSRIARLENHLGTRLFVRTTRKVTATDAGRRYYEDCLDIIRRVEEAESRIVEDDSAPKGVLRLTAASALGDQFVTNMIPDFSARYPDIRLQYRMTDALVDVLTDGMDIALRVGPLVDSSLKARVLCPSPRYIFASPEYLAKHGIPKKPHNLVDHNCLMLRFPGSRQYRWRFMDKRGSYEMQFAGTLDSNSGAVLTDWALAGAGLVLKPYWEVAEHVKAGRLKAVLTEHMTDDSYIAALYPYDTFVPPRLRVFLDYLVDRVKAEPLFQEKLPESAIA
- a CDS encoding urate hydroxylase PuuD, which gives rise to MELDIAPWLNMAIRWLHVITGIAWIGSSFYFVWLDNNLEDPKEPKKGMSGELWSVHGGGFYHKQKYAVAPEQMPDNLHWFKWEAYFTWMSGFALLAVIYYYGAELFLIDNSKMVLTQWQAIGISLASIVGGWVVYDGLCRSPVGQNNKLLGIIWFSLLTAAAYGLTQVFSDRAAYLHVGVIVGSAMAFNVFMVIIPNQKKVVASLIAGESPDPRLGQIGKQRSLHNNYMTLPVLLMMVSNHYPMTFSNPYNWVILAGLAIVGVLIRHFFNLKHRGQTNYALPFAAGGVFILLMMFASDMEARERKALSKGVEASFNQVQMLVTKHCASCHAANPSHESFEEAPGGVMLDKPQFIIQHGPRIMEQAVKSDIMPLGNETGMTDEERAILGKWIENGMKVDD
- the xdhC gene encoding xanthine dehydrogenase accessory protein XdhC, with the protein product MQNWLTSAQELYARERRFVLVSVAADRGSAPRGAGTKMLVSENELIGTIGGGNLEFQVIEQARKLLAAEGGPDYIFQNYALGPLLEQCCGGSVDILLERIEGLSAKFLRGVQTNTLKTTFEGGKLSKVWLEEKADTEFTFYGETGEPLDGAVKAASYLLEISASKSFPLILFGAGHVGRATVKILADLPFHITWVDSRTAEFPDDVPANVTPCLTDEPLSVIASAPENTLFVIFTHNHQLDYELTKAILERQDAKFCGLIGSATKRARFENRLLRERVITEEELHRLTCPIGIAGITGKEPEIIAASLAAQLLQVIN